The following proteins are encoded in a genomic region of Mycobacterium kiyosense:
- the bglS gene encoding beta-glucosidase — MSESADPDLRAGEVEAQLTDDERFAMLVGVMGAGDMWPLHDERIPPGVPMSAGYVPGVERLGVPALRMSDAGLGVTNPGFRPGDTATALPAGLALASSFNPALARAAGSVIGAEARSRGFNVQLAGSMNLARDPRCGRNFEYLSEDPLLSGVLAAEQVLGIQQHGVISTVKHFSLNCNETNRHWLDAVIDPDAHRESDLLAFQIAIERGRPGAVMAAYNKVNGAYCAASSVLLDEVLKTAWGYRGWVMSDWGGTPSWECALAGLDQECGAQIDALLWQAETFGAPLRAAYADGRLSRDRLADMVRRILRSMFAVGIDRWVDVPEPNTNMHSDIAADIARQGIVLLQNQGVLPLRADARIAVIGGYAHRGVPAGYGSSTVLPPGGYAEVIPIGGAGLEAGMRNLYLTPSSPLDALRKVLPQAQIEFDPGISPAEAVPVARRADIAIVFAVRAEGEGFDGADLSLPWGQDALIAAVAGANPNTVVVLQTGNPVAMPWREAVSAVVQAWYPGQQGGQAIAEVLAGQVNPSGRLPITFPADLDQTPRPRLPDAPPGAPTTIDYSEGADVGYRWFARTGQAPLFAFGHGLSYTSFEYRELDVAGGDTVTAAVTVVNTGRCAGADVPQLYLTGTPEEKCLRLLGFARVELEPGQSRRVSIESDPRLLARYRQGSWRIAPGRHAVAVGASAVDLKLSAEVELTGRAFGH, encoded by the coding sequence GTGAGCGAATCGGCAGATCCCGACCTGCGGGCCGGCGAGGTCGAAGCGCAGCTGACCGACGACGAACGCTTCGCGATGCTGGTCGGGGTGATGGGGGCCGGCGACATGTGGCCGCTGCACGACGAGCGCATCCCCCCCGGCGTCCCGATGAGCGCCGGCTACGTGCCCGGGGTCGAGCGGCTCGGGGTGCCGGCGCTGCGGATGAGCGACGCCGGATTGGGCGTGACCAACCCCGGCTTCCGCCCGGGCGACACCGCTACGGCGCTGCCGGCCGGACTGGCCCTGGCGTCCAGTTTCAACCCGGCGCTGGCCCGCGCTGCGGGGTCGGTGATCGGCGCCGAGGCGCGCAGCCGCGGATTCAACGTCCAGCTGGCCGGTTCGATGAACCTGGCCCGGGACCCGCGCTGCGGCCGTAACTTCGAATACCTTTCCGAGGACCCGCTTTTGAGTGGTGTGCTGGCCGCCGAGCAGGTCCTCGGTATCCAGCAGCACGGCGTCATCTCGACGGTCAAGCACTTCTCGCTGAACTGCAACGAGACCAACCGGCACTGGCTGGACGCGGTGATCGACCCCGACGCACACCGCGAATCGGATCTGCTGGCTTTCCAGATTGCGATCGAGCGGGGCCGGCCCGGCGCGGTGATGGCCGCCTACAACAAAGTCAACGGTGCCTACTGCGCGGCCAGCAGTGTGCTGCTCGACGAGGTGCTGAAAACCGCCTGGGGGTATCGCGGCTGGGTGATGTCGGACTGGGGTGGCACGCCGAGTTGGGAGTGCGCGCTGGCCGGCCTCGACCAGGAGTGCGGCGCCCAGATCGACGCCTTGCTCTGGCAGGCCGAGACATTCGGCGCCCCGCTGCGCGCCGCGTACGCCGACGGCCGGCTGAGCAGAGACCGGCTGGCGGACATGGTGCGGCGGATCCTGCGCTCGATGTTCGCCGTCGGGATCGACCGGTGGGTCGACGTACCTGAGCCAAATACCAACATGCACAGCGACATTGCCGCCGATATCGCCAGGCAGGGCATCGTGTTGCTGCAGAACCAGGGTGTGCTGCCGCTGCGAGCGGACGCCCGGATCGCCGTCATCGGCGGGTATGCGCATCGTGGTGTGCCGGCCGGGTACGGGTCCAGCACCGTGCTGCCGCCGGGTGGCTATGCCGAGGTGATCCCGATCGGTGGGGCGGGGCTGGAGGCCGGGATGCGGAACCTGTACCTGACGCCGTCGAGCCCGCTCGACGCATTGCGCAAAGTGCTGCCACAGGCGCAGATCGAATTCGACCCCGGCATCAGCCCGGCCGAGGCGGTACCGGTGGCGCGCCGGGCCGACATCGCGATCGTGTTCGCGGTGCGCGCCGAAGGGGAGGGCTTCGACGGCGCCGACCTGTCGCTGCCGTGGGGGCAGGACGCGCTGATCGCCGCGGTGGCCGGCGCCAACCCGAACACGGTAGTGGTGCTACAGACGGGCAACCCGGTCGCGATGCCCTGGCGGGAAGCGGTAAGCGCCGTCGTCCAAGCGTGGTATCCGGGGCAGCAGGGCGGTCAGGCCATCGCGGAAGTACTTGCCGGGCAAGTGAATCCGTCGGGTCGGCTGCCGATCACCTTTCCGGCCGACCTGGACCAGACGCCGCGGCCGCGTTTGCCCGATGCCCCGCCCGGTGCGCCGACGACGATCGACTATTCCGAGGGCGCCGACGTCGGCTACCGCTGGTTCGCGCGTACCGGGCAGGCTCCGCTGTTCGCGTTCGGCCATGGCCTGTCCTACACAAGTTTCGAGTATCGCGAGCTGGACGTCGCCGGCGGCGACACGGTGACCGCCGCGGTCACCGTGGTCAACACCGGGCGGTGCGCCGGAGCCGACGTGCCGCAGCTGTACCTGACCGGCACGCCGGAGGAAAAGTGTCTGCGGCTGCTGGGATTCGCCAGAGTGGAACTCGAACCCGGTCAATCGCGCCGGGTGAGCATCGAATCCGATCCGCGATTGCTGGCCCGCTACCGCCAGGGAAGTTGGCGGATCGCGCCGGGCCGGCACGCGGTGGCCGTCGGCGCGTCGGCGGTGGACCTGAAACTCTCCGCCGAGGTCGAGTTGACCGGGCGTGCGTTCGGGCACTGA
- a CDS encoding O-methyltransferase: protein MPEEATPQAVDAFLDTTLIGLDPVLAAAVEASDAAGLPHIAVSAQQGKFLCLLASAMGAHRILELGTLGGYSTIWLARGAGPEGRVVTLEYDSHRAEVARANIERAGLGDRVRVVAGAALDTLPTITDGPFDLVFIDADKENNATYLEWAIKLGRPGTVIVVDNVIRGGHVLTESDDARVAATRGTLQAMGEHPRLDAAALQTVGSKGWDGFAVALVR from the coding sequence ATGCCTGAAGAAGCGACCCCACAAGCCGTCGACGCGTTCCTGGACACCACGCTGATCGGTCTGGACCCCGTGCTGGCCGCGGCGGTCGAGGCCAGTGACGCCGCCGGACTGCCGCACATCGCGGTGTCGGCGCAGCAGGGCAAATTTCTGTGTCTGCTGGCCTCGGCCATGGGAGCGCACCGCATTCTCGAACTCGGCACGCTGGGCGGGTACAGCACCATCTGGCTGGCGCGCGGCGCCGGGCCCGAGGGGCGCGTGGTGACGCTGGAATACGACTCACACCGCGCCGAGGTCGCCCGCGCCAACATCGAGCGGGCCGGGCTGGGTGACCGGGTACGGGTGGTGGCGGGCGCCGCGCTGGACACCTTGCCGACGATCACCGACGGCCCGTTCGATCTGGTGTTCATCGACGCTGACAAAGAAAACAACGCCACCTACCTGGAGTGGGCGATCAAGCTCGGGCGCCCCGGCACGGTGATCGTGGTGGACAACGTCATTCGGGGCGGGCACGTGCTGACCGAATCCGACGACGCCCGCGTCGCCGCGACCCGCGGGACGCTGCAGGCGATGGGCGAGCATCCACGGTTGGACGCCGCGGCGCTGCAGACCGTCGGCAGCAAGGGCTGGGACGGGTTCGCGGTGGCGTTGGTGCGCTGA
- the ilvD gene encoding dihydroxy-acid dehydratase — MPSTADQADIKPRSRDVTDGLEKAAARGMLRAVGMVDEDFAKPQIGVASSWNEITPCNLSLDRLAQAVKEGVFQAGGYPLEFGTISVSDGISMGHEGMHFSLVSREVIADSVETVMQAERLDGSVLLAGCDKSLPGMLMAAARLDLASVFLYAGSILPGVAKLSDGSEREVTIIDAFEAVGACARGLMSRADVDAIERAICPGEGACGGMYTANTMASAAEALGMSLPGSAAPPATDRRRDGFARRSGQAVVELLRRGITARDVMTKEAFENAIAVVMAFGGSTNAVLHLLAIAHEAEVELSLADFSRIGSKVPHLADVKPFGRHVMSHVDHIGGVPVMMKALLDAGLLHGDCLTVTGRTVAENLADIAPPDPDGKVLRALSNPIHPTGGITILHGSLAPEGAVVKSAGFDSDVFEGTARVFDGERAALDALEDGTITKGDAVVIRYEGPKGGPGMREMLAITGAIKGAGLGKDVLLLTDGRFSGGTTGLCVGHIAPEAVDAGPVAFLRDGDRIRLDVANQTLDVLADPDEFAARQTGFTPPPPRYKTGVLAKYVKLVGSAAGGAVCG; from the coding sequence ATGCCCTCAACCGCTGATCAAGCCGACATCAAACCCCGCAGTCGCGACGTCACCGACGGTCTGGAGAAGGCCGCCGCTCGTGGCATGCTGCGCGCCGTAGGCATGGTCGACGAAGACTTCGCCAAGCCGCAGATCGGGGTGGCGTCGTCGTGGAACGAGATCACGCCGTGCAACCTGTCGCTGGACCGGCTGGCCCAGGCGGTCAAGGAGGGTGTGTTCCAGGCCGGCGGCTACCCGCTGGAGTTCGGCACGATCTCGGTCTCCGACGGCATCTCGATGGGTCACGAGGGCATGCACTTCTCGCTGGTCTCGCGCGAGGTGATCGCCGACAGCGTCGAGACGGTGATGCAGGCCGAGCGCCTGGACGGTTCAGTGCTGCTGGCCGGCTGCGACAAGTCGCTGCCCGGCATGCTGATGGCGGCCGCCCGGCTGGATCTGGCGTCGGTGTTCCTCTACGCGGGCTCGATCCTGCCGGGGGTGGCCAAACTGTCCGACGGCAGCGAGCGCGAGGTCACCATCATCGACGCTTTCGAGGCGGTCGGCGCCTGCGCGCGCGGTTTGATGAGCCGCGCCGACGTCGACGCCATCGAACGCGCCATCTGCCCCGGTGAGGGCGCCTGCGGCGGCATGTACACCGCCAACACGATGGCCAGCGCGGCCGAGGCGCTGGGTATGTCGCTGCCGGGCAGCGCGGCGCCGCCGGCGACCGACCGACGTCGGGACGGGTTCGCCCGGCGTAGCGGGCAGGCCGTCGTCGAACTGCTGCGCCGCGGCATCACCGCCCGCGACGTCATGACCAAGGAGGCGTTCGAGAACGCGATCGCGGTGGTGATGGCGTTCGGCGGCTCCACCAACGCGGTGCTGCACCTACTGGCCATTGCGCATGAGGCCGAAGTCGAGCTGTCGCTGGCGGACTTCAGCCGGATCGGGTCGAAGGTGCCGCACCTGGCCGACGTCAAACCGTTCGGCCGGCACGTGATGTCGCATGTCGATCACATCGGCGGGGTGCCGGTCATGATGAAGGCGCTGCTGGACGCGGGCCTGCTGCACGGCGACTGCCTGACGGTGACCGGCAGGACGGTCGCGGAGAATCTGGCCGACATCGCCCCACCCGACCCGGACGGCAAGGTGCTGCGCGCGCTGAGCAATCCGATCCACCCCACCGGCGGCATCACCATCCTGCACGGATCGCTGGCACCGGAGGGCGCGGTGGTCAAGTCGGCCGGCTTCGACTCCGATGTGTTCGAAGGCACCGCAAGGGTTTTCGACGGCGAGCGGGCCGCGCTGGACGCGCTCGAGGACGGCACCATCACCAAGGGTGACGCGGTGGTGATCCGTTACGAAGGCCCCAAGGGCGGGCCAGGGATGCGCGAGATGCTCGCCATCACCGGCGCGATCAAGGGCGCCGGGCTGGGCAAGGACGTGCTGTTGCTGACCGACGGGCGGTTCTCCGGCGGGACGACCGGTTTGTGCGTCGGGCACATCGCCCCCGAGGCCGTCGACGCGGGGCCGGTCGCATTCCTTCGCGACGGCGACCGGATCCGGCTCGACGTGGCCAACCAGACGCTGGACGTGCTGGCCGATCCCGACGAATTCGCCGCACGCCAAACAGGTTTCACTCCGCCGCCGCCGCGTTACAAAACCGGTGTGCTCGCCAAGTACGTCAAGCTGGTCGGCTCGGCGGCGGGTGGCGCTGTCTGCGGCTGA
- the ricR gene encoding copper-sensing transcriptional repressor RicR — protein MTAPHGYAQEKDNYAKRLRRIEGQVRGIARMIDEDKYCIDVLTQISAVNSALRSVALNLLDEHLTHCVTRAVAEGGPDADGKLAEASAAIARLVRS, from the coding sequence ATGACAGCGCCACATGGATACGCGCAGGAGAAGGACAACTACGCCAAGCGACTGCGGCGTATCGAAGGCCAGGTGCGTGGCATCGCGCGGATGATCGACGAGGACAAGTACTGCATCGACGTCCTCACCCAGATCAGCGCCGTCAACAGCGCCCTGCGGTCGGTGGCGTTGAACCTGCTCGACGAGCACCTGACCCACTGCGTCACCCGTGCCGTGGCCGAAGGCGGACCGGACGCCGACGGCAAGCTCGCCGAAGCCTCCGCGGCCATTGCGAGACTCGTTCGTTCCTGA
- a CDS encoding MFS transporter codes for MQLTVLAAAAFIYVTAELLPVGALSAMAKNLHVTVVWVGTLLSWYAFVAALTTVPLVRWTAHWPRRRALLLSLVCLTVSQLVSALAPNFAVLAAGRVLCAITHGLLWSVIAPIATRLVPASHAGRATMSIYIGTSLALVIGSPLTAALSLMWGWRLAAVCITVAAAVVTVAVRLVLPEMMLTDDQLEYVGPRSTHHRNRGLIIVSLITMVGVTGHFVSYTYIVEVIKQVVGVRGPNVAWVLAAYGIAGVLAVGMVARPLDRRPKGAIIFCMAGLTTACALLSVLAYGWRGSALTVLMLGVAAIVLWGATATAVSPMLQAAAMRAGADDPDGASGLYVTAFQVGIMAGSLAGGLLYERSVAMMLTASAGLMGIALLAMTVIRRVIEPPAEDSAEATSQDG; via the coding sequence GTGCAGCTGACGGTGCTGGCGGCGGCCGCTTTCATCTACGTCACCGCCGAGTTGCTCCCGGTCGGCGCGCTGTCGGCGATGGCCAAGAACCTGCACGTCACCGTGGTGTGGGTGGGGACGTTGCTGTCGTGGTACGCGTTCGTCGCCGCCCTGACCACGGTTCCGCTGGTGCGCTGGACCGCGCACTGGCCGCGGCGGCGGGCATTGCTGCTGAGCCTGGTCTGCCTGACCGTCTCGCAACTCGTCTCGGCGCTGGCGCCCAATTTCGCGGTGCTGGCCGCCGGCCGGGTGCTGTGCGCGATCACCCACGGCCTGCTGTGGTCGGTGATCGCCCCGATCGCCACCCGCCTGGTGCCGGCCAGCCACGCCGGACGCGCCACCATGTCGATCTACATCGGGACGAGCCTGGCCCTGGTGATCGGCAGCCCGCTCACCGCAGCCCTGAGCCTGATGTGGGGGTGGCGGCTGGCCGCCGTCTGCATCACCGTCGCGGCCGCCGTCGTCACCGTGGCGGTCCGGCTGGTGCTGCCCGAGATGATGCTGACCGACGACCAGCTGGAATACGTGGGCCCGCGGTCGACGCACCACCGCAATCGGGGGCTGATCATCGTCAGCCTGATCACCATGGTCGGCGTCACCGGGCATTTCGTGTCCTACACCTACATCGTGGAGGTCATCAAGCAGGTGGTCGGCGTGCGCGGACCCAACGTGGCGTGGGTGCTGGCCGCGTACGGCATCGCCGGGGTGCTGGCGGTGGGGATGGTGGCACGGCCGCTGGACCGCCGCCCCAAGGGCGCCATCATCTTCTGCATGGCGGGGCTGACGACGGCCTGTGCCCTGCTCAGCGTGCTGGCGTACGGGTGGCGCGGCTCGGCGCTGACGGTGCTGATGCTCGGGGTGGCGGCGATCGTGTTGTGGGGTGCGACGGCCACCGCGGTGTCGCCGATGCTGCAGGCCGCGGCCATGCGCGCCGGCGCCGACGACCCCGACGGCGCCTCCGGCCTGTACGTGACGGCCTTCCAGGTGGGCATCATGGCCGGTTCGCTGGCGGGCGGCCTGCTGTACGAGCGCAGCGTGGCGATGATGCTCACCGCGTCGGCGGGGTTGATGGGAATCGCGTTGCTGGCGATGACCGTGATTCGGCGGGTGATCGAACCCCCTGCCGAAGACTCCGCGGAGGCAACTTCACAGGACGGCTAA